The Calliphora vicina chromosome 3, idCalVici1.1, whole genome shotgun sequence genome contains a region encoding:
- the SCaMC gene encoding calcium-binding mitochondrial carrier protein SCaMC-2 isoform X3 produces the protein MLRSNSLHNNMSHEYYNIHQMAVNGDVLEDFTIIFRDMMSMYLDIGEDMNVPDDFTPTELQSGMWWRHLAAGGVAGAVSRTCTAPLDRIKVFLQVQTHKTGISDSLRYMLREGGLRSMWRGNGINVLKIAPESAIKFAAYEKIKRLIRGDDKRQMTIGERFMAGAAAGGISQTAIYPMEVLKTRLALRKTGQYSGILDAAKKIYVHEGLRSFYRGYIPNMLGIIPYAGIDLAVYETLKKNYLSSHNTEQPSFLVLLACGSASSTLGQVCSYPLALVRTRLQAQVVLKSKQSGSPMGGIPLKQAGAGNDDNMFGVFRKILRTEGICGLYRGITPNFIKVLPAVSISYVVYEYSSRCLGVNMT, from the exons ATGTTGCGAAGTAATAGTCTACACAACAATATGTCTCATGAATATTATAATATTCATCAAATGGCTGTGAATGGCGATGTATTGGAAGATTTTACCATTATATTCCGTGATATGATGAGCATG taCCTCGATATTGGTGAGGATATGAACGTACCTGATGATTTTACACCAACAGAATTACAAAGTGGCATGTGGTGGCGTCATTTGGCAGCTGGTGGTGTTGCTGGTGCTGTATCCCGTACATGTACTGCTCCCTTAGATAGAATAAAAGTGTTTTTGCAG GTCCAAACACACAAGACAGGAATCTCAGATAGTTTAAGATATATGCTTAGAGAAGGCGGTTTACGTAGTATGTGGCGTGGCAATGgtattaatgttttaaaaattgccCCCGAATCGGCCATAAAATTTGCTGCCTATGAGAAAATCAAACGACTGATACGTGGcgacgataaacgtcaaatgACAATTGGTGAACGTTTTATGGCTGGTGCTGCAGCCGGTGGCATTTCACAGACCGCTATCTATCCCATGGAAGTATTAAAGACACGTTTGGCTTTACGCAAGACCGGCCAATACAGCGGTATTTTGGATGCGGCGAAAAAGATATATGTCCATGAGGGTTTACGCAGCTTCTACCGTGGTTACATTCCTAATATGTTGGGCATTATACCATACGCCGGCATTGATTTGGCCGTCTATGAAACATTAAAGAAGAACTATTTAAGTAGTCACAACACAGAACAACCCAGTTTTCTAGTATTACTAGCGTGTGGCAGTGCATCTTCGACGTTGGGTCAAGTGTGTTCATATCCTTTGGCTCTGGTGAGGACACGACTACAAGCTCAAG TCGTGCTTAAATCGAAACAATCCGGTTCGCCAATGGGTGGCATACCCTTGAAACAAGCTGGTGCTGGCAATGATGACAACATGTTTGGCGTTTTTCGTAAGATTTTACGAACCGAAGGCATTTGTGGTCTCTATCGTGGCATAACACCCAATTTCATTAAAGTTTTACCGGCCGTTTCCATAAGTTATGTGGTCTATGAATACTCTAGCAGATGTTTGGGCGTTAATATGACATGA
- the LOC135954001 gene encoding RNA polymerase II-associated protein 1, producing MMNRPKPSETEEDILLLQQKFLSEKAKNPKIQPAAQIVKIEKQPKKSLFAQLRQQKQQSVPETVNKEESEKNKIIYDEIHHKIVGDQNENKSVTDIIMGDIVENNVQQPKPFMATEVRNATAFPKIQKINLNALASRPTNGKSLFGQLMEEKCKHQGESMECEEPATVQKNKNLTALYGEKSVIVEDSKTAAEVHKENLNVLCQLKEEEILAERKKILESIDPALVALLANKRKEKTQAKLKISPTSNKSEAMDTSSNNIKIEENPLNDLPSSNPAVDLIERSSAEQWIHFDVVEKDKLEWMRDIPMQASKLKEGEKFEARFDWKGVLLPYSLADVKSTTENETDDRELYLHGDEPHRPGYTLQELFRLARSNVMQQRVTAFNAIAGILNIYQQGFYDQVLDLPITKIFFLLRFGFDDNTPAMLEVVGKALAYLFYNETDETLLDFTYENPGCHWQPCLEVLNANIDSEDPDSIDNLQKHLQQLQVNLKGATIKANVEENEEESKTTMSDFQLAETDLIDCFLRTNILQRIYFILNCVKPDNSTVSSCLKILIRLARNGKEVALQIINNDGLINCLFENFLPRLEKVDTSLETPPFYHYPQYLCLKLLRILVSCNLGIAVKLLNFNLIDSLENYLFNREDIKGKLIKVQIESLRILRCLFLLRVENNTLYRKFLSAFRYMLDWHYNHVIYEEGGPFLIRQHAASLLTTISSINSPVGSEVTALLGDILHDCCCNWFYKAMRNGVKEFSQATLLSSCLNCVTWYVRHTDTARFQNFIKKYLDEFIKSESFLKFLITISPSSIVIRDSVDRRTVHNPLPNVGSVIMNAHGPQLVIAQTYPIYFITALWRLMELLLERNEKHLFEILLKPDILEPLVSFLRSLSTRCNRYLATNFYAKMEMKLIFKLLCFEGFHTYFNSSEMLQIVYNYLCCLTAEQIPEIEELFERVIFNTRYIQVEAETLNKWRKTCLELVYPHYIVVSPSELPLMLPFSQIPLLPSDWPYFQLKVILQNYVENIQHNSSLEFSEREILEMTLNFVTQLEKSNDKLQIATPTEKLMYLMIAFMGPDSQFLDRDMHELLRQHLMEFYAQSQNVMFQFDEIYQGKCRFENLYALFVDHFQAASYGNELFSSLVLIPLAQKYNNKWRRRVWSDYASALRFLDCNENMLIGGLEAYLQPAEEEESLIRDYNNALNGNLLRANTLPHKIATHHVEKFKESQHFKTK from the exons ATGATGAATAGACCGAAACCAAGTGAAACGGAAGAGGACATTTTGCTTTTACAGCAAAAATTTCTATCGGAAAAGgcaaaaaatcccaaaattcaGCCGGCGGCACAAATTGTGAAAATTGAAAAAC AACCTAAGAAATCTCTATTTGCCCAATTGCGACAACAAAAGCAGCAATCTGTGCCTGAGACGGTTAACAAGGAAGAatcagaaaaaaacaaaataatctaTGATGAAATTCATCACAAAATTGTGGGTGACCAAAATGAGAACAAATCAGTAACCGATATTATAATGGGTGATATTGTTGAGAATAATGTACAACAACCCAAACCATTTATGGCTACAGAAGTCAGAAATGCAACTGCTTTTCCCAAAATTCAAAAGATTAATCTGAATGCTTTGGCAAGTCGACCTACGAATGGCAAAAGTTTATTTGGTCAACTTATGGAAGAAAAATGCAAACATCAAGGTGAATCAATGGAATGTGAAGAACCTGCGACAGttcagaaaaacaaaaatctaactGCTTTGTATGGTGAGAAAAGTGTTATAGTCGAAGATTCTAAAACTGCAGCAGAAGTCCACAAAGAGAACTTAAATGTTTTGTGCCAATTGAAGGAGGAAGAAATATTGGCAGagcgtaaaaaaatattagaatctATAG ATCCTGCCTTAGTAGCTTTATTGgccaataaaagaaaagaaaaaacgcAAGCAAAACTAAAAATCTCTCCAACTTCAAATAAATCAGAAGCTATGGATACTTCCAGCAATAACATTAAAATCGAAGAGAATCCATTAAACGATTTACCATCTTCAAATCCAGCAGTTGATCTAATAGAACGCTCATCAGCCGAACAATGGATACACTTTGATGTTGTGGAAAAAGACAAACTTGAATGGATGCGTGATATACCAATGCAAGCTAGTAAATTGAAGGAGGGAGAAAAATTTGAAGCTCGCTTCGATTGGAAAGGTGTGCTATTACCCTATTCATTGGCAGATGTTAAGAGCACAACTGAAAATGAAACAGATGATCGAGAACTTTATTTGCATGGCGATGAACCTCATCGTCCAGGTTATACTTTGCAAGAACTATTTCGTTTAGCTCGTTCGAATGTTATGCAGCAACGAGTGACAGCATTCAATGCTATTGCtggcattttaaatatttatcagcAGGGCTTCTACGACCAAGTCTTGGATTTGCCCATAACAAAGATATTCTTTTTATTAAGATTTGGTTTTGATGACAACACACCAGCTATGCTGGAGGTAGTGGGGAAGGCTTTagcttatttattttataatgaaacAGACGAG ACTCTACTTGATTTTACTTATGAAAATCCCGGTTGTCATTGGCAACCTTGTCTGGAAGTCTTAAATGCAAACATTGACTCTGAAGATCCTGATTCCATAGACAATTTGCAAAAACATTTGCAACAGTTACAAGTGAATTTAAAGGGAGCAACTATCAAGGCCAATGTAGAGGAAAATGAAGAAGAAAGTAAAACCACAATGAGTGATTTTCAGCTGGCTGAAACCGATCTAATTGATTGCTTTTTAAGAACAAATATCTTACAAAGAATCTA tttcatattgAACTGTGTAAAGCCGGATAATAGTACAGTGTCAtcttgtttgaaaattttaatacgtTTGGCTCGTAATGGCAAAGAGGTGGCCTTGCAAATTATCAACAATGAtggtttaataaattgtttgtttgaGAATTTCCTGCCACGTTTGGAAAAAGTTg ACACATCTCTTGAAACACCACCTTTTTATCACTATCCTCAGTATTTGTGTTTGAAATTATTGCGCATTTTAGTGTCATGTAATTTAGGTATTGCTGTTAAATtgcttaatttcaatttaatagaTAGTTTGGAAAATTATCTCTTTAATAGAGAGGATATTAAg GGCAAACTTATCAAAGTTCAAATTGAATCATTGCGTATTTTaagatgtttatttttattgcggGTAGAAAATAATACACTTTACAG aaaatttttatcCGCCTTTCGCTATATGCTAGACTGGCACTATAATCATGTCATTTATGAAGAGGGCGGACCATTTTTGATACGACAACACGCAGCTTCACTACTAACAACGATAAGCAGTATTAACAGTCCGGTGGGTTCCGAAGTAACGGCACTGTTGGGTGACATATTGCATGATTGTTGTTGCAATTGGTTTTATAAGGCCATGCGTAATGGTGTGAAAGag TTTTCACAAGCGACTTTATTGAGTTCGTGTTTGAATTGTGTTACATGGTATGTTCGTCATACTGATACAGCGCGCTTTCAAAACTTCATAAAAAAGTACCTGGATGAGTTTATAAAATCGGAaagttttcttaagtttttaataaccATAAG TCCATCTTCAATAGTCATACGAGACTCTGTGGATCGTCGAACAGTGCATAATCCCCTGCCAAATGTAGGCTCTGTCATAATGAATGCCCATGGACCCCAATTGGTTATAGCTCAAACATATCCAATCTACTTCATAACAGCACTCTGGCGTCTAATGGAATTACTTTTAGAGCGAaatgaaaaacatttatttgaaatactaCTTAAACCCGACATACTCGAGCCCTTAGTAAGCTTTTTACGTTCACTGTCGACACGCTGTAATCGCTATTTGGCTACGAATTTCTATGCCAAAATGGAaatgaaactaatttttaaactattatgTTTCGAAGGATTCCATACGTATTTCAATAGCTCGGAAATGTTGCAAATTGTTTACAATTATCTTTGCTGTTTAACAGCCGAACAAATACCAGAAATTGAAGAACTCTTCGAAAGGGTAATATTCAATACTCGCTACATACAAGTGGAGGCAGAGACTTTAAATAAATGGCGTAAAACCTGCTTGGAATTAGTATATCCTCATTATATTGTGGTG TCACCCAGCGAATTGCCATTAATGCTGCCATTTAGTCAAATTCCTTTGCTGCCTTCAGATTGGCCTTATTTTCAACTGAAAGTTATTTTACAGAATTATGTGGAAAACATACAACATAACAGCTCTCTTGAATTCTCCG AACGTGAAATATTGGAAATGACTTTGAATTTTGTAACACAATTGGAAAAGTCTAATGATAAATTACAAATTGCCACACCAACGGAGAAATTAATGTACTTGATGATAGCATTCATGGGACCGGATTCACAATTTCTGGACAGGGACATGCACGAATTATTACGCCAACACTTAATGGAATTTTACGCACAATCTCAGAATGTAATGTTTCAATTTGATGAGATTTATCAAg GCAAGTGCAGGTTTGAAAATTTATACGCCTTGTTTGTGGATCATTTTCAAGCAGCCAGCTATGGCAATGAATTGTTTAGTTCCTTGGTACTGATACCTTTAGCAcagaaatacaataataaatggCGTAGACGTGTTTGGTCTGATTATGCTTCTGCTTTACGTTTTCTCGACTGTAATGAAAATATG TTGATTGGCGGCCTCGAGGCATATTTACAGCCTGCCGAGGAGGAAGAGTCACTGATAAGAGACTACAATAATGCTTTGAATGGCAATTTACTTCGTGCAAATACTTTACCACATAAAATTGCTACACATCATGtggagaaatttaaagaaagccaacattttaaaaccaagTAA
- the Smyd4-2 gene encoding SET and MYND domain-containing protein 4, with protein sequence MDIADNTYQQICSARTVQSDKKGFFNEFYLEVKQSCGEKWLKNYFGKLKSNEARILSIFSDREICDPVLGVLENVQPVFKEKDAVFSSQRRLQADKYHLMWTSSNKKEELQQALALANLAVMRAPAKDVDMQIDDGLSLALALRSRAVILIALGEGEQALNDLKLAVSFGLDCKQSIDYYIKMAKAYALMGELTKAEISLKIAEKFAGGGNALIDGCRRELPLIKVNKKKFSKLAPSVTHGENEALKGASNLVKLVETKDKGRFVVANDAVKTGDVVLSENPVAACLLPTFYGSNCHHCFEKLVTPVPCLHCSGIAFCSAQCMGEACDTYHRFECEYMDLFIGSGMSILCFIALRVFTQSANLEGALTTANLLYKNLCTHEDARQADDLLQRSLMSAFLLRCLQKSQYFGRRKTEGVNPTAVELQVGTALLGLLEVLQYNAHEIYQTNTTDEHLFDGSRVVYVGAGLYGTAAYFNHECWPSVARYFVGKKLVLAATKPHRPNEVVAENYGPVFTKVNLKERQRALRGRYLFSCNCMACQENWPTLQKLDKQVRFWCVSPNCNNVLQFPKDLSKDVRCVRCRKNVSLKESVAKMIQIEELYREAAQAMHDQKVEQAIDMFKEGIEMFFQIAVLPHKDTLIAQNALTKCLASQPK encoded by the exons atggATATTGCCGATAATACTTATCAGCAAATTTGCAGTGCCCGCACTGTGCAATCGGATAAAAAAGGTTTCTTTAATGAGTTCTATTTAGAGGTGAAACAATCATGCGGTGAAAAATGGCTAAAGAACTATTTTGGTAAATTGAAATCGAATGAGGCTCGTATTTTGTCAATATTCAGTGATCGTGAAATATGTGATCCGGTATTGGGTGTATTGGAAAATGTTCAACCAGTATTTAAGGAGAAAGATGCCGTATTTTCTTCGCAGCGTCGTCTGCAAGCCGATAAGTATCATTTAATGTGGACCAGTTCAAATAAGAAAGAAGAGTTGCAACAGGCCTTGGCATTAGCAAATTTAGCAGTTATGCGTGCTCCCGCTAAAG ACGTTGATATGCAAATAGATGATGGCCTGAGTTTGGCATTGGCTTTAAGATCCAGAGCTGTGATTTTAATAGCTTTGGGTGAAGGTGAACAGGCATTAAATGATTTGAAGTTGGCCGTGTCTTTTGGTTTGGATTGTAAACAAAGTATCGATTACTACATCAAAATGGCCAAAGCCTATGCCC TTATGGGTGAATTGACCAAAGCAGAGATCTCCTTAAAAATAGCTGAAAAATTTGCTGGTGGCGGTAATGCTCTTATTGATGGCTGCCGAAGGGAGTTGCCTTTGATTAaggtaaataagaaaaaatttagcAAACTAGCACCCTCCGTTACACATGGCGAAAATGAGGCCTTAAAAGGTGCATCCAATTTGGTTAAACTTGTAGAAACTAAAGATAAAGGCCGTTTTGTGGTAGCCAATGATGCAGTTAAGACAGGTGATGTAGTGTTGAGTGAAAATCCTGTGGCGGCCTGTCTTCTCCCTACATTTTATGGGAGCAATTGTCATCATTGCTTCGAAAA ATTAGTTACTCCTGTTCCTTGTTTACATTGCTCGGGTATTGCATTTTGTTCGGCTCAATGCATGGGAGAAGCTTGTGATACATATCATCGTTTTGAATGTGAATACATGGATTTGTTTATAG GCTCTGGCATGTCAATTCTGTGTTTTATTGCTTTACGTGTATTTACACAGTCGGCAAATTTGGAAGGTGCCCTTACTACGGCCAACTTGTTGTATAAAAACTTGTGTACGCATGAAGACGCCAGACAGGCTGATGATTTGTTGCAACGTTCTTTAATGTCCGCCTTTCTGTTGAGATGTTTGCAGAAGTCTCAGTACTTCGGTAGGCGTAAAACTGAAGGAGTAAATCCCACTGCAGTTGAATTGCAAGTTGGTACAGCTCTATTGGGTCTGCTAGAAGTTCTCCAGTACAATGCTCATGAAATATATCAAACAAATACAACGGATGAACATTTGTTCGATGGTTCTCGTGTGGTGTATGTGGGAGCTGGTTTATATGGAACGGCGGCCTATTTCAATCACGAGTGTTGGCCTTCAGTGGCAAGATATTTTGTTGGCAAGAAATTGGTGTTAGCTGCTACAAAACCTCACCGTCCTAATGAAGTTGTGGCAGAAAATTATGGACCTGTTTTCACCAAAGTAAACCTAAAAGAACGACAACGCGCTTTGAGAGGGCGCTACTTGTTTAGCTGTAATTGTATGGCTTGTCAAGAAAATTGGCCAACGTTACAGAAATTGGACAAGCAAGTTAGATTTTG gTGCGTTTCGCCAAACTGTAATAATGTTTTGCAATTTCCCAAAGATCTCAGTAAAGACGTGAGATGTGTACGTTGCCGCAAAAATGTTTCTCTAAAGGAGAGTGTGGCCAAAATGATACAAATTGAAGAATTATATCGTGAAGCTGCACAAGCAATGCATGATCAAAAGGTGGAACAAGCCATTGATATGTTTAAAGAAGGCATTGAAATGTTCTTCCAAATAGCTGTCTTACCACACAAGGATACTTTAATTGCTCAAAATGCTCTGACGAAATGTTTAGCTTCCCAGCCAAAGTAA
- the Obp69a gene encoding general odorant-binding protein 69a → MKFWIILTIFLVIAIFMVSNNAMEIPEHLRKHAKKLHKRCQNQTDTPEDVIRSSLQGSLPKNKNFECYVQCLFDIIGIMEESNTIRIDHLLQVLPDELHPTIKMLAEACGTKEGSDKCNIAYNTLQCYVDNNPLVIKDNFEFLFD, encoded by the exons atgaaattttggattattcttacaatatttttagttaTCGCCATTTTTATGGTTTCAAATAATGCT ATGGAAATACCGGAGCACCTTAGAAAACATGCTAAAAAACTACACAAACGTTGTCAAAATCAAACAGATACACCAGAAG ATGTTATAAGATCGAGTTTACAAGGCTCTTTAccaaagaataaaaattttgaatgttATGTGCAGTGTCTATTCGATATAATAGGAATT ATGGAGGAAAGCAACACAATACGTATAGATCATCTGCTACAGGTATTACCGGACGAATTGCATCCAACGATAAAAATGTTAGCGGAAGCATGTGGCACAAAag AGGGAAGTGACAAGTGTAATATTGCCTACAATACTCTGCAGTGTTATGTTGACAATAATCCGCTCGTGATTAAggataattttgaatttcttttcGATTAA